One genomic region from Evansella sp. LMS18 encodes:
- a CDS encoding PspC domain-containing protein, which translates to MKRLYRTTNDRKIAGVCGGLGKYFNIDPTVIRILALVLLIVSFGTAVLAYLIGVFVIPNETEAGR; encoded by the coding sequence ATGAAACGTCTATACAGAACAACAAATGACCGGAAGATAGCGGGAGTTTGCGGCGGGCTGGGAAAGTATTTTAATATTGACCCTACCGTAATAAGGATTTTGGCACTGGTCCTTCTTATTGTATCTTTCGGTACAGCCGTACTTGCGTACTTAATCGGTGTGTTCGTCATTCCTAATGAAACGGAAGCGGGAAGATAA
- a CDS encoding DUF4097 domain-containing protein, with product MQEERKMILKMIEEGKVTAEEGLQLLNALKEDKHEGPKQDYTKNADHGERSVSRDVDWEQGTSYRQKYREKSPSFAARFTEFIEDAVQKIKEFDLDFNFGSSVEIQHTFQHREAIIEYLDVSVENGNITIKPWDEDDIRVECAVKVYKVRDTDEARRLFLDEVVFDVTNNRLRFMSGRKTMKVNTVLYVPKKDLEKIKLYTFNGKISGDIIPGKKFEAQTVNGRIGFEEINAEEVRLETVNGTISVGKLTAEHCDTKTVNGTIAITGNSRELEAETLNGTVNYTLLEPEASKAYIKTTTGSVMIHVPEDVKTEGELKSTVGGIHCDLPQLTVIEEKKEFASKSMAFLANKNGERSFYIEAEATTGSITVRN from the coding sequence ATGCAGGAAGAACGGAAAATGATACTTAAGATGATTGAAGAAGGAAAAGTCACGGCTGAGGAAGGGTTACAGCTGCTGAACGCCTTAAAGGAAGATAAGCATGAGGGGCCGAAGCAGGATTACACGAAGAATGCTGATCATGGAGAAAGGTCCGTTTCCAGGGACGTCGACTGGGAACAGGGCACATCTTACAGGCAGAAGTACAGGGAGAAATCTCCTTCTTTTGCGGCAAGATTCACGGAATTTATTGAAGATGCTGTGCAGAAAATTAAAGAGTTTGACCTGGACTTCAACTTCGGTTCTTCTGTTGAGATCCAGCATACTTTCCAGCATCGGGAAGCCATAATTGAGTATCTGGATGTATCGGTTGAAAATGGAAATATTACAATAAAGCCTTGGGATGAAGACGATATTCGGGTGGAATGTGCTGTCAAAGTGTATAAAGTAAGGGATACTGATGAAGCAAGACGCCTATTCCTTGATGAAGTAGTCTTCGATGTGACAAACAACAGACTGCGCTTTATGTCCGGTAGAAAGACGATGAAAGTGAATACCGTTCTTTATGTTCCGAAAAAAGATCTCGAAAAGATCAAATTGTATACTTTTAACGGGAAAATCAGCGGTGATATAATCCCTGGCAAAAAATTCGAGGCGCAGACTGTAAACGGGCGTATCGGTTTTGAAGAAATTAATGCAGAGGAGGTCCGTCTGGAAACGGTCAACGGAACCATTTCAGTCGGAAAACTTACCGCTGAGCATTGTGATACAAAAACGGTAAACGGGACGATTGCCATTACCGGAAACAGCCGGGAACTTGAAGCGGAGACGTTAAATGGAACCGTCAACTATACGCTTCTTGAGCCTGAGGCCAGCAAAGCCTATATAAAGACAACAACAGGAAGCGTTATGATCCATGTCCCTGAAGATGTGAAGACAGAAGGGGAGCTTAAATCAACAGTAGGCGGCATTCACTGCGATCTGCCTCAGCTCACTGTGATAGAAGAGAAAAAAGAGTTTGCCAGCAAAAGTATGGCGTTTCTGGCAAATAAAAATGGGGAAAGGTCTTTCTATATAGAGGCAGAAGCAACGACAGGATCAATCACAGTTCGAAACTAA
- the uvrA gene encoding excinuclease ABC subunit UvrA, which translates to MSLDNIEVKGARSHNLKNIDVTIPRNKLVVLTGLSGSGKSSLAFDTIYAEGQRRYVESLSAYARQFLGQMDKPDVDSIEGLSPAISIDQKTTSRNPRSTVGTVTEIYDYLRLLYARVGRPICPIHGVEISSQTIQQMVDRMTAYPERTKMQILAPVVSGRKGTHAKTLEDIKKQGYVRVRVDGEMREAADEIELEKNKKHSIEIVIDRIVIKEGIESRLADSLETALELADGRVVIDVIGEEELLFSQKHSCPHCGFSIGELEPRMFSFNSPFGACPSCDGLGSKLEVDLDLVVPDWSKSLNEHAIAAWEPTSSQYYPQLLKSVCDHFGIDMDAPLEQLPKHQVDKILHGSTDEKVYFRYENEFGRIREKHIYFEGVVKNIARRYHETGSDYVREQMEGYMAEKPCPNCKGNRLKKETLAVKVADKHIGEATRLSIKEAKEFFSSLELSKKEMAIARMILREIEERLGFLINVGLDYLTLSRSAGTLSGGEAQRIRLATQIGSSLMGVLYILDEPSIGLHQRDNTRLIRTLERMRDLGNTLIVVEHDEDTMLAADHLIDIGPGAGAHGGEISAAGTPEEICEDPDSLTGQYLSGKKFIPLPLERRKPSERKISIAGAQENNLKKTNVDIPLGLMVAVTGVSGSGKSTLINDILYKALAQKLTVAKDKPGKHKKITGIEQLDKVVDIDQSPIGRTPRSNPATYTGVFDHIRDVFAMTNEAKMRGYKKGRFSFNVRGGRCEACRGDGIIKIEMHFLPDVYVPCEECHGKRYNRETLEVKYKGKNIADVLEMTVEEALEFFENIPRIKRKIETLYDVGLGYITLGQPATTLSGGEAQRVKLASQLHRRSTGKTLYILDEPTTGLHVADIDRLLKVLQRLVENGDTVLVIEHNLDVIKTVDHIIDLGPEGGDKGGTLVAQGTPEKVAETKGSYTGEYLKPILERERKRMEERMKEREKIASNS; encoded by the coding sequence ATGTCATTAGATAATATAGAAGTGAAGGGAGCCCGCTCCCATAATCTGAAAAATATAGATGTTACCATACCGAGAAATAAGCTTGTAGTTTTAACTGGTCTGTCCGGCTCGGGAAAATCGTCACTAGCGTTTGATACGATTTATGCTGAAGGGCAGCGAAGGTATGTAGAGTCCTTATCTGCCTACGCCAGGCAGTTTTTAGGGCAGATGGACAAGCCGGATGTGGATTCCATCGAAGGGTTATCACCAGCCATATCCATTGACCAGAAAACAACGAGCCGGAACCCTCGTTCCACCGTTGGTACTGTGACGGAGATTTATGATTACTTACGTCTCTTGTATGCCCGTGTAGGCAGGCCGATATGCCCGATTCATGGGGTGGAAATCAGCTCCCAGACAATCCAGCAGATGGTGGACCGGATGACAGCTTATCCGGAGCGGACGAAAATGCAGATTCTCGCTCCGGTTGTTTCCGGAAGAAAAGGAACACATGCGAAAACTCTTGAAGACATTAAAAAGCAAGGGTATGTGAGAGTCCGGGTCGATGGCGAAATGCGGGAAGCAGCAGACGAAATCGAGCTGGAAAAAAATAAGAAGCATTCTATCGAAATAGTTATCGACCGTATCGTCATTAAGGAAGGCATCGAATCCAGGCTGGCAGATTCTCTTGAAACGGCACTGGAACTGGCAGATGGCAGGGTAGTTATCGACGTCATTGGAGAAGAGGAACTTCTTTTCAGCCAGAAGCATTCCTGTCCCCACTGCGGCTTTTCTATCGGCGAACTGGAACCAAGGATGTTTTCTTTCAACAGCCCGTTTGGCGCATGTCCTTCCTGTGACGGTCTTGGCTCAAAGCTGGAAGTGGATCTTGACCTTGTAGTCCCTGACTGGAGCAAATCCCTGAACGAACATGCGATTGCTGCCTGGGAGCCAACAAGTTCGCAATATTACCCGCAGCTGCTGAAAAGCGTCTGCGACCACTTTGGCATTGATATGGATGCTCCACTGGAACAGCTGCCAAAGCATCAGGTGGATAAGATTCTTCATGGGAGCACAGATGAAAAAGTCTATTTCCGTTATGAAAATGAATTTGGCCGTATACGGGAAAAACACATTTATTTTGAAGGCGTCGTCAAGAATATCGCCCGCAGATACCATGAAACCGGGTCTGACTATGTCCGGGAGCAAATGGAAGGCTATATGGCGGAAAAGCCTTGTCCAAATTGTAAAGGTAACAGGCTGAAAAAAGAGACCCTTGCTGTAAAAGTCGCTGATAAGCATATAGGCGAAGCGACAAGGCTTTCTATTAAGGAAGCGAAGGAATTTTTCAGCAGCCTGGAGCTTAGCAAAAAGGAAATGGCGATTGCCAGAATGATCCTCCGGGAGATTGAAGAACGACTCGGCTTCCTGATAAATGTAGGACTGGACTATCTGACCCTTTCCCGTTCTGCGGGAACGCTGTCTGGCGGTGAGGCACAGCGGATCCGGCTTGCGACACAGATTGGCTCTTCCCTTATGGGAGTGCTCTATATTCTTGATGAGCCGTCTATCGGCCTTCACCAGCGGGACAATACGAGGCTTATCCGCACTCTTGAAAGAATGCGGGACCTTGGAAACACGCTGATTGTTGTGGAGCATGATGAGGATACAATGCTTGCGGCAGATCATCTCATTGATATCGGGCCAGGTGCTGGCGCTCATGGAGGAGAAATCAGTGCGGCTGGCACACCGGAAGAAATCTGTGAGGATCCTGATTCCCTGACTGGCCAGTATTTATCCGGGAAAAAATTCATTCCCCTGCCGTTAGAACGGAGAAAGCCTTCAGAGAGGAAAATTTCCATTGCAGGGGCACAGGAAAATAACCTGAAAAAAACAAATGTGGATATCCCCCTTGGGCTGATGGTTGCTGTAACTGGAGTTTCAGGATCCGGGAAATCCACTCTCATTAACGATATTTTATATAAGGCACTTGCGCAGAAACTTACTGTGGCGAAGGATAAGCCAGGTAAACACAAGAAGATTACCGGTATAGAACAACTAGATAAAGTAGTGGATATCGACCAGTCGCCGATTGGAAGAACACCACGTTCAAACCCAGCCACATATACAGGTGTTTTTGACCATATCCGCGACGTGTTTGCAATGACGAACGAAGCGAAAATGCGCGGTTATAAAAAAGGCAGGTTCAGCTTTAACGTCAGAGGCGGACGCTGTGAAGCATGCCGCGGTGACGGGATCATTAAAATTGAGATGCACTTCCTTCCTGACGTATATGTTCCATGTGAAGAGTGCCATGGAAAACGGTACAACAGGGAGACTCTTGAAGTGAAATATAAGGGGAAAAATATAGCCGACGTCCTTGAAATGACAGTGGAAGAAGCACTGGAGTTTTTCGAGAACATTCCACGGATCAAGCGGAAAATCGAGACGTTATATGATGTGGGGCTGGGCTATATTACACTTGGACAGCCTGCGACCACATTGTCTGGCGGAGAGGCACAGCGTGTAAAGCTCGCATCCCAGCTCCATCGCCGTTCAACCGGGAAAACATTGTATATCCTTGATGAGCCGACAACAGGCCTTCACGTAGCGGATATCGACCGCCTCTTAAAGGTATTGCAGCGTCTTGTTGAAAATGGTGATACTGTCCTGGTTATCGAGCACAATCTGGATGTCATTAAAACAGTAGACCATATCATTGACCTTGGCCCTGAGGGCGGGGACAAAGGTGGAACGCTAGTTGCCCAGGGAACTCCTGAAAAGGTAGCGGAAACAAAAGGTTCGTATACAGGCGAGTACTTGAAACCTATCCTTGAACGGGAACGAAAACGAATGGAAGAAAGAATGAAAGAGCGGGAAAAAATAGCCTCCAATTCTTAA
- the uvrB gene encoding excinuclease ABC subunit UvrB: protein MIEKSDQTFELVSKYQPEGDQPEAIKELVQGIKNGEKMQTLLGATGTGKTFTVSNVIQQVNKPTLVIAHNKTLAGQLYSEFKEFFPNNAVEYFVSYYDYYQPEAYIAHSDTFIEKDASINDEIDKLRHSATSSLFERRDVIIVASVSCIYGLGSPTEYRDLVLSLRTEMEKERNALLRELVDIQYERNDINFTRGTFRVRGDVVEIFPASRDEHCVRVEFFGDEIDRITEVDALTGEILGERNHVAIFPASHFVTREEKLKKAIVNIEKELEERLTELNDKGKLLEAQRLEQRTRYDIEMMQEMGYCSGIENYSRHLTFREQGATPYTLLDFFPDDFMIVVDESHVTLPQIRGMYNGDQARKGVLVDHGFRLPSAKDNRPLRFEEFEKHVNQAIFVSATPGPYELEHCPTMTEQIIRPTGLLDPTVDVRPIKGQIDDLIEEIHLRKERNERVLVTTLTKKMSEDLTDYFKEIGIRVKYLHSDIKTLERIQIIRELRMGTFDVLVGINLLREGLDIPEVSLVAILDADKEGFLRSERSLIQTMGRAARNSNGHVIMYADRITNSMEIAIEETKRRRETQKEFNDKHGITPQTIQKAVPELIQATYAAEDEETYEVKKAIEAPGQKLSKKERQKVIERMETEMKEAAKNLDFERAAELRDIIIELKGEG, encoded by the coding sequence GTGATAGAGAAATCAGACCAAACCTTTGAGTTAGTTTCGAAGTACCAGCCTGAGGGAGACCAGCCTGAGGCTATAAAAGAGCTTGTCCAGGGAATTAAAAACGGAGAAAAAATGCAGACATTGCTTGGAGCAACGGGTACAGGGAAAACATTCACCGTTTCCAATGTTATTCAGCAAGTGAACAAGCCTACCCTTGTCATTGCCCATAATAAAACGCTGGCAGGCCAGCTGTACAGCGAATTCAAAGAATTTTTCCCGAACAACGCCGTTGAATACTTCGTAAGCTACTACGACTACTACCAGCCAGAAGCATATATCGCCCACTCAGACACGTTTATTGAAAAAGATGCAAGTATTAATGATGAAATAGATAAATTGCGCCATTCAGCTACGAGCTCGTTGTTTGAGCGCCGGGACGTTATTATTGTGGCTAGCGTTTCCTGCATTTACGGTTTAGGTTCGCCGACCGAGTACCGGGACCTCGTTCTTTCTCTGAGAACCGAGATGGAAAAAGAGCGGAACGCACTGCTCAGGGAACTGGTAGACATCCAGTATGAACGGAATGATATTAATTTTACACGTGGTACTTTCCGCGTCCGTGGTGACGTTGTGGAAATTTTCCCTGCCTCCCGGGATGAGCATTGTGTACGTGTGGAGTTTTTCGGGGACGAAATAGACCGGATTACTGAAGTGGATGCTCTTACAGGGGAAATTCTCGGGGAACGGAACCATGTTGCGATCTTCCCTGCATCCCACTTCGTAACCCGTGAAGAAAAGCTCAAAAAGGCGATCGTTAATATTGAAAAAGAGCTTGAGGAACGCCTGACAGAACTGAATGACAAGGGGAAACTCCTGGAAGCACAGCGCCTGGAACAGCGCACACGCTATGATATTGAAATGATGCAGGAAATGGGCTACTGCTCAGGGATTGAGAACTACTCCCGGCACCTGACATTCAGGGAACAGGGGGCAACCCCATATACTCTCCTGGATTTCTTTCCGGATGACTTTATGATTGTTGTGGACGAATCCCATGTGACACTCCCGCAAATAAGGGGAATGTATAACGGAGACCAGGCGAGGAAAGGTGTGCTCGTGGATCATGGGTTCCGCCTGCCTTCTGCTAAAGATAACCGTCCTCTTAGATTTGAAGAATTTGAAAAGCATGTCAATCAGGCTATTTTTGTTTCGGCTACACCAGGGCCGTATGAACTGGAACACTGCCCGACAATGACAGAGCAGATTATCCGTCCAACAGGGCTTCTTGACCCTACTGTGGATGTCAGGCCGATTAAAGGGCAGATTGACGACCTGATTGAAGAAATTCATCTGCGTAAAGAACGGAATGAACGGGTACTTGTAACTACATTAACGAAAAAAATGTCCGAGGACCTTACCGATTATTTTAAAGAAATTGGCATCCGTGTGAAGTACCTCCACTCGGATATTAAAACGCTGGAACGAATCCAAATCATCCGGGAACTGCGTATGGGCACTTTTGATGTCCTTGTGGGAATCAACCTTCTCAGGGAAGGGCTTGATATACCGGAAGTATCTCTCGTTGCCATACTTGATGCGGACAAAGAAGGATTTCTCCGTTCCGAGCGGTCTCTTATCCAGACGATGGGACGGGCAGCAAGGAACTCGAACGGGCACGTCATTATGTACGCGGACAGGATAACAAATTCTATGGAAATAGCGATAGAAGAGACGAAGCGCCGCCGTGAAACACAAAAAGAGTTCAACGATAAACACGGCATTACACCTCAGACGATCCAGAAAGCAGTACCTGAACTTATTCAGGCTACGTATGCAGCTGAGGACGAAGAAACATACGAGGTGAAAAAAGCAATTGAAGCTCCTGGCCAGAAGCTGAGCAAAAAGGAAAGACAGAAAGTTATCGAAAGAATGGAAACAGAAATGAAAGAAGCAGCCAAAAACCTGGATTTCGAACGGGCTGCAGAGCTTCGTGATATTATCATCGAGCTGAAAGGGGAAGGGTGA
- a CDS encoding PDZ domain-containing protein, which produces MEVIAWELLSAFGRLWLHPLTYIFILAVLWIGVKRVKRERKDFHTRIFDVIHGITFPLMAGLLFGLAMSVVFVVTGIELPMGIMVLITLIWLLFLPFRNLRWLSMTAVGSIALLAGYFLPSGGTEYPVVNNWLSEINEMNMVGFAWVLTVLLAAEALLVLVNGRKDTSPRLFPSKRGKIVGGHEASRLWLAPALVLFPAGAITFDGWWPLFTAGGGTGSGLIFIPFILGFHTVVQSQFPDQGIKKLGTRLLWFSLLTVVFMGAATYWPVLVPAVAAVILLGREFIFLSQRSGDKNRTSLFTRREEGLVVLGVLPHSTAEKMGIETGEIVTKVNGWDVSTQREIYEALQNKPAYCKIQVRDRNGEPRIVQSSVYEGEHYHLGLLFVPDDEMINLSARGLRSSVVIHNDRKEEPGEKPDTEEKLVEKAASASDTKEFDDKISARKADAESALPEGYFKRSEKQKGNGQLSGSNEDGMGSAAAASEKEEVTMNTNWKKNMEEIAAEMEKIQENAIAALSSLGTEGEKAVARRSETGSTGLFSGTAETGTSAFYEEFKTAHNKHTKWRPKKLSGDMDERDTTEGKPQHLQAADGEGENPAKI; this is translated from the coding sequence ATGGAGGTAATTGCATGGGAGTTATTAAGTGCGTTCGGACGTTTATGGCTTCATCCCCTAACATACATATTTATTCTCGCTGTCCTTTGGATCGGTGTGAAAAGAGTAAAACGGGAAAGAAAAGATTTCCACACGAGAATATTTGATGTTATTCATGGCATTACATTTCCATTAATGGCTGGCCTTTTATTTGGTCTTGCTATGTCCGTTGTATTCGTTGTTACAGGGATTGAGCTGCCAATGGGAATAATGGTTCTTATAACACTTATCTGGCTGCTGTTCCTTCCTTTCAGGAATCTTAGGTGGCTCAGTATGACAGCTGTCGGTTCCATTGCACTCCTGGCAGGTTACTTTCTGCCGTCAGGGGGGACAGAATACCCGGTTGTGAATAACTGGCTGTCAGAAATAAATGAAATGAATATGGTGGGTTTTGCCTGGGTTCTTACTGTTTTACTTGCAGCAGAAGCATTGCTCGTATTGGTCAACGGAAGAAAAGATACTTCTCCCAGGCTGTTCCCGAGTAAGCGCGGCAAGATCGTCGGAGGCCATGAAGCTTCCCGGTTATGGCTTGCTCCAGCCCTCGTTCTTTTCCCTGCTGGAGCAATTACTTTTGATGGCTGGTGGCCGTTATTTACTGCTGGCGGCGGAACGGGCAGTGGTTTAATCTTTATTCCATTTATTTTAGGTTTTCATACGGTAGTTCAAAGCCAGTTCCCGGATCAGGGCATTAAGAAGCTGGGTACAAGGCTCCTCTGGTTTAGTTTGCTAACCGTAGTTTTCATGGGGGCTGCAACATACTGGCCAGTTCTGGTTCCTGCAGTGGCAGCGGTTATTCTCCTGGGCCGGGAGTTTATCTTTTTGTCCCAGCGAAGCGGGGATAAAAACAGGACAAGCCTGTTTACAAGACGAGAAGAAGGCCTGGTGGTTCTAGGTGTACTGCCTCATTCAACTGCGGAGAAAATGGGGATTGAAACAGGGGAAATAGTAACAAAAGTTAATGGGTGGGACGTTTCTACCCAGCGGGAGATATATGAAGCGCTTCAAAATAAACCGGCTTATTGTAAAATACAGGTGAGGGACAGAAACGGTGAACCTCGTATTGTTCAGTCTTCTGTTTACGAAGGAGAACATTATCATCTCGGTCTCCTCTTTGTACCGGACGATGAGATGATTAATTTATCAGCAAGAGGACTCCGGTCTTCTGTAGTCATTCATAATGACCGGAAAGAAGAGCCGGGGGAAAAACCGGATACTGAAGAGAAGCTAGTGGAAAAGGCGGCTTCAGCTTCGGACACAAAGGAATTTGATGACAAAATCAGCGCCCGGAAAGCTGATGCTGAGAGCGCCCTGCCGGAAGGATATTTCAAAAGATCAGAAAAACAGAAGGGCAATGGCCAGCTTTCTGGAAGTAACGAAGATGGGATGGGCTCCGCAGCTGCTGCTTCTGAAAAAGAAGAAGTTACTATGAATACGAACTGGAAAAAGAACATGGAAGAAATTGCCGCTGAAATGGAAAAGATCCAGGAAAATGCTATTGCGGCTCTATCTTCTTTAGGTACAGAGGGTGAAAAAGCTGTGGCTCGAAGGTCTGAAACGGGAAGTACCGGACTATTCAGCGGCACTGCTGAAACAGGAACTTCTGCGTTCTATGAAGAATTTAAAACTGCCCATAATAAACATACTAAATGGCGGCCGAAAAAGCTTTCCGGGGATATGGATGAAAGAGATACCACTGAAGGAAAGCCTCAGCATTTACAAGCTGCTGATGGTGAGGGAGAAAACCCGGCAAAAATATAA